In Lysobacter luteus, a single window of DNA contains:
- a CDS encoding glycosyltransferase family 2 protein, producing MNGQGTTTVSVVMPVYNAATTLAQAMQSVLGQTHRAVELVVVDDGSRDGSAAVIDAFAAADPRVVTVRLAGNSGVAAARNAGIDAATGDCMAFLDSDDWWHPRKLAVQLAWMRAGGMPISYTAYQRVDEAGAELSVVQPPATVNYRDMLSSNRIGNLTGMYDRRVGDGRFQRVGHEDYAFWLAMVRRAGVAGCAPDPEPLAYYRVRRGSLSADKLRAARWQWHIYREVESLGWADACRCFVHYGVNALAKRC from the coding sequence ATGAACGGGCAGGGGACCACCACGGTCAGCGTGGTGATGCCTGTGTACAACGCCGCCACCACGCTCGCCCAGGCCATGCAGTCGGTGTTGGGACAGACCCACCGAGCGGTAGAGCTGGTGGTGGTCGACGACGGTTCGCGCGACGGCTCGGCGGCGGTGATCGACGCCTTCGCGGCGGCCGACCCGCGCGTGGTGACGGTGCGGCTTGCGGGTAATTCCGGCGTCGCCGCCGCGCGCAACGCCGGCATCGATGCCGCCACGGGCGACTGCATGGCCTTCCTCGACAGCGACGACTGGTGGCACCCGCGCAAGCTGGCCGTGCAATTGGCCTGGATGCGCGCCGGCGGCATGCCGATCAGCTACACCGCTTACCAGCGTGTCGATGAAGCGGGGGCGGAACTGTCGGTGGTCCAACCGCCGGCGACGGTGAACTATCGCGACATGCTCAGCAGCAACCGCATCGGCAACCTGACCGGAATGTATGACCGCCGCGTGGGCGACGGCCGGTTCCAGCGGGTGGGACACGAGGATTACGCGTTCTGGCTGGCGATGGTCCGGCGGGCCGGCGTGGCGGGCTGCGCACCGGATCCGGAGCCGCTGGCGTACTACCGCGTCAGGCGCGGCTCGCTGTCGGCCGACAAGCTGCGCGCCGCGCGCTGGCAATGGCACATCTACCGCGAAGTGGAATCACTCGGCTGGGCGGATGCGTGCCGCTGCTTCGTCCACTACGGCGTTAACGCGCTGGCCAAGCGCTGCTGA
- a CDS encoding glycosyltransferase produces MKARSVRPASVVHVVENLERGGLERVVIELVRAQRALGMRCRVVCLFGRGALADELAADGVDVSACGKRRGPDMRALRRLRAQLRHEPGAVLHTHNAVAHYYAVLAAIGLPLRQVVNTRHAMPTTGGSGRREWLYRQAMRLTDVCVAVCEAARRQLQAHGVRPRKELVAIPNGIRLERYRPASDASRRQLVEVLGLPRGTVLVGSVGRLNRVKDQASLIRAFGRVHQAMPATALLLIGDGPEREALAEVAHGEGVYPAVHFMGDRGDVDVLLQGLDLFVMSSVSEGYSIALLEASAAGLPIVATDVGGNGEIVRNAISGRLVPASDPVALAEAMLSILDDRELAGRMGSAGRAWVLECGSFRSMAERYAAVYAGMVFA; encoded by the coding sequence GTGAAGGCGCGCTCCGTTCGTCCCGCCAGCGTGGTCCATGTGGTCGAGAACCTCGAGCGTGGCGGGCTGGAGCGCGTGGTGATCGAACTGGTGCGCGCCCAACGCGCGCTGGGCATGCGCTGCCGGGTGGTTTGTCTGTTCGGCCGTGGTGCACTTGCCGACGAGCTGGCAGCCGACGGCGTCGACGTAAGCGCGTGCGGCAAGCGGCGCGGGCCCGACATGCGTGCGCTGCGGCGCCTGCGCGCGCAGCTCAGGCACGAACCGGGTGCCGTCCTCCATACCCACAACGCGGTGGCCCACTACTACGCGGTGCTGGCGGCGATCGGGCTGCCGCTGCGGCAGGTGGTGAACACCCGCCACGCGATGCCGACGACCGGCGGCAGTGGCCGGCGCGAATGGCTGTACCGCCAGGCGATGCGGCTGACCGATGTCTGCGTGGCGGTCTGCGAAGCCGCGCGGCGCCAGCTGCAGGCGCACGGCGTCAGGCCGCGCAAGGAGCTGGTGGCCATCCCCAATGGCATCCGGCTGGAGCGCTACCGCCCGGCATCGGACGCCTCGCGCCGCCAACTGGTCGAGGTGCTCGGGCTGCCGCGCGGAACCGTGCTGGTCGGCAGCGTGGGGCGTCTCAACCGGGTAAAGGACCAGGCATCGCTCATCCGCGCGTTCGGACGTGTCCACCAGGCAATGCCGGCGACCGCGCTGCTGCTGATCGGCGACGGACCCGAGCGCGAGGCGCTGGCCGAGGTTGCCCACGGCGAGGGTGTCTATCCCGCGGTGCACTTCATGGGCGACCGCGGCGACGTCGACGTACTGCTGCAGGGGCTGGACCTGTTCGTGATGTCGTCGGTGTCGGAGGGCTATTCGATCGCATTGCTGGAGGCCAGCGCGGCCGGCCTGCCCATCGTGGCGACTGATGTCGGTGGCAACGGCGAGATCGTGCGCAACGCGATCAGTGGACGACTGGTTCCGGCCTCCGATCCGGTTGCGCTGGCCGAGGCGATGCTGTCGATCCTCGACGACCGCGAGCTGGCCGGCCGCATGGGCAGCGCGGGGCGTGCCTGGGTGCTGGAGTGCGGCTCCTTCCGCAGCATGGCCGAGCGCTACGCGGCGGTGTACGCCGGCATGGTGTTCGCATGA
- the galE gene encoding UDP-glucose 4-epimerase GalE: protein MHILVTGGAGYIGGHTCVQLVERGHKVVVADSFVNSSPAVLPRLRRLTGAPLVAHRVDLRDADALSALFAKHRFDAVIHFAALKAVGESCSRPLEYFDNNICGTITLLRAMQDAGVQRLVFSSSATVYGNPRHVPVREDADLQVTNPYGRTKLVVEQLLADVCQSGSGLQVCNLRYFNPVGAHASGLIGEDPGGMPNNLMPFVCQVAVGRRKRLQVFGGDYPTVDGTGVRDYIHVVDLARAHVDAIEYLQRGDAGATVNLGTGRGVSVLELVRAFERASGRQVPYEIVDRRPGDVAEVYADPGLARRLLGWESRLGIDDMCRDAWRWQSMNPHGYAPAPRANPSDCAPVGIPAPSAAKAAGRTSVEGPVRVPSVTP from the coding sequence ATGCATATCCTGGTGACGGGTGGAGCCGGCTACATCGGGGGGCACACCTGCGTGCAGCTGGTCGAGCGCGGCCACAAGGTCGTCGTCGCCGACAGCTTCGTCAACAGTTCGCCGGCCGTGCTGCCGCGGTTGCGCCGGCTTACCGGCGCGCCACTGGTGGCGCACCGGGTGGACCTGCGCGATGCCGATGCACTGTCGGCGCTGTTCGCAAAGCACCGGTTCGACGCGGTCATCCACTTCGCAGCGCTGAAGGCGGTCGGCGAGTCGTGCAGCCGTCCGCTGGAGTACTTCGACAACAACATCTGCGGCACGATCACCCTGCTGCGGGCGATGCAGGACGCCGGCGTGCAGCGGCTGGTGTTCAGCTCGTCCGCCACCGTGTACGGCAACCCGCGGCACGTGCCCGTGCGGGAGGATGCGGACCTGCAGGTCACCAATCCGTATGGCCGTACCAAGCTGGTGGTGGAGCAGTTGCTGGCCGATGTCTGCCAGTCCGGCAGCGGCCTGCAGGTGTGCAACCTGCGCTACTTCAACCCGGTCGGCGCGCACGCGTCGGGGCTCATCGGCGAGGACCCGGGTGGCATGCCCAACAACCTGATGCCCTTCGTTTGCCAGGTGGCGGTCGGTCGGCGCAAGCGCCTGCAGGTGTTCGGTGGTGACTACCCGACCGTGGATGGCACCGGCGTACGCGACTACATCCATGTCGTCGACCTGGCGCGGGCCCACGTCGACGCGATCGAGTACCTGCAGCGCGGCGATGCTGGCGCGACGGTCAACCTCGGCACCGGCCGCGGGGTGAGCGTGCTGGAACTGGTGCGCGCGTTCGAGCGCGCGTCGGGCCGGCAGGTCCCGTACGAGATCGTCGATCGCCGGCCCGGGGATGTCGCCGAGGTCTACGCCGATCCTGGCCTGGCCCGGCGGCTGCTGGGTTGGGAAAGCCGGCTGGGCATTGACGACATGTGCCGGGATGCCTGGCGCTGGCAGTCGATGAATCCACACGGCTATGCGCCGGCGCCGCGCGCGAATCCGTCCGACTGTGCACCGGTCGGGATCCCCGCGCCGAGCGCTGCCAAGGCAGCCGGGCGCACGTCCGTGGAGGGGCCGGTCCGCGTTCCCAGCGTCACGCCCTGA
- a CDS encoding XrtA system polysaccharide chain length determinant — protein sequence MNAIALPARRTAVAVSDALPPDELVPVLLAECRRHALPIAATFGAVALLALLVGLFLLPRNYVASTTILARESDIIQPLLEGRAVATGVTDRAGMARQVIFSRKVLEDILATGGWLADNPSPIERDRRMERIQENTRVTSPREDLVHIVYSDSDAERTFRVTERLAELFIAESLETKERESREAYEFIDSQVQAYHRKLIEAEENLQAYRSRNADAQPDSTAEVNNRVSALRTQVSQNRMELQEHRSRAAALASQLSRESAVTAVQTRANLYGAQLVELQSQVDLLLLNYTEQYPDVVRLRHQIADIKRAMQEDAARPDTAAQGGTPFESAQLNPHYQQLRQQRDEALREMAATNARLGVSQSMLGEELGRRRSIVNAEGALAELTRDYEVNRDLYQDLLRRRENARVSMQLDQEERGLTLRVQDPATMPLRPTGLRFMHFAIGGLMLAILLPLGVVFLRARFDPRIRSASHLSRRIGAPLLAVIPTYHTPAERRQDVARVALSFAIVATVVVAYGLVYGYKQLYA from the coding sequence ATGAACGCCATCGCCCTTCCGGCGCGACGCACGGCCGTCGCGGTATCGGACGCCCTGCCGCCGGACGAGCTGGTGCCGGTGCTGCTTGCCGAATGCCGGCGCCACGCCCTGCCGATCGCGGCCACCTTCGGAGCGGTCGCCCTGCTGGCGTTGCTCGTCGGGTTGTTCCTGTTGCCGCGCAACTACGTCGCCTCGACCACGATCCTCGCGCGCGAGAGCGACATCATCCAGCCGCTGCTGGAAGGACGCGCGGTCGCCACCGGCGTGACCGACCGCGCCGGCATGGCGCGCCAGGTGATCTTCAGCCGCAAGGTGCTGGAGGACATCCTCGCCACCGGTGGCTGGCTGGCCGACAACCCCTCCCCGATCGAACGCGACCGGAGGATGGAGCGCATCCAGGAGAACACCCGGGTCACCAGCCCGCGCGAGGACCTGGTGCATATCGTCTACAGCGACTCCGACGCCGAGCGCACCTTCCGGGTAACCGAGCGGCTGGCCGAGCTGTTCATCGCCGAGAGCCTGGAGACGAAGGAGCGCGAGAGCCGCGAGGCCTACGAGTTCATCGACAGCCAGGTGCAGGCCTACCACCGCAAGCTGATCGAAGCCGAGGAGAACCTGCAGGCGTACCGGTCGCGTAATGCCGACGCCCAGCCCGACAGCACCGCCGAGGTCAACAACCGGGTTTCGGCCCTGCGCACCCAGGTCAGCCAGAACCGCATGGAGCTGCAGGAGCACCGGTCGCGCGCCGCCGCGCTGGCCTCGCAGCTCTCGCGCGAGTCGGCCGTCACCGCGGTGCAGACGCGTGCCAACCTGTACGGCGCGCAGTTGGTGGAGCTGCAGAGCCAGGTCGACCTGCTGCTGCTCAACTACACGGAGCAGTACCCGGACGTGGTCCGCCTGCGGCACCAGATCGCCGACATCAAGCGCGCCATGCAGGAAGATGCCGCGCGCCCAGACACCGCAGCCCAGGGCGGCACGCCATTCGAGAGCGCACAGCTCAACCCGCACTACCAGCAGCTGCGCCAGCAGCGCGACGAGGCCCTGCGTGAAATGGCCGCCACCAACGCCCGGCTGGGGGTTTCGCAGTCGATGCTCGGCGAGGAGCTGGGCCGCCGCCGCAGCATCGTCAACGCCGAGGGCGCACTGGCCGAGCTGACGCGCGACTACGAGGTCAACCGCGACCTCTACCAGGACTTGTTGCGCCGGCGCGAGAACGCACGCGTGTCGATGCAGCTCGACCAGGAAGAACGTGGCCTCACGCTGCGGGTGCAGGACCCGGCCACCATGCCGCTGCGCCCCACGGGCCTGCGCTTCATGCACTTCGCGATCGGCGGCCTGATGCTGGCGATCCTGCTGCCGCTGGGCGTGGTGTTCCTGCGCGCACGCTTCGACCCGCGCATCCGCTCGGCATCGCACCTGTCGCGCCGGATCGGTGCGCCGCTGCTGGCGGTTATCCCGACCTACCACACGCCCGCCGAGCGCCGCCAGGACGTGGCGCGCGTGGCGCTGAGCTTCGCCATCGTGGCGACGGTCGTGGTCGCCTATGGCCTGGTCTACGGCTACAAGCAGCTCTACGCATGA
- a CDS encoding phenylacetate--CoA ligase family protein, giving the protein MNLYEPLFRHLLFPAYESGLRRRRTLAYLREYEASQWLSADALAALQWHRLQRLVEHCWNEVPYYRERWRQAGLAGAGDIRGPDDYARLPVLTKQDVRDNLERLVAPAYRGRLLYKATGGSTGEPMRFGYTRESYERRMAGMHRGYGWSGARLGQRTLYLWGASLSASGLPRIKDELYHAAFNRKVLNAFLMTEAAMPRYVDAIAKYRPQVVVSYVAPLVNLARWMIAHGRTVPPPERILTAAEALLAPDRATIEQAFGCPVHNTYGCREVMLIAAECTHRDGLHISADHLKVEFGAPLDPERPDGPAELLVTDLHNYGMPLLRYANGDLGTPMAGTCACGRGLPRLASVDGRKLDTLRTPDGRVVPGEFVVYALLGVEGIRRYQVVQRQLDTLEVVLVRGEGFGDDTVAAVRRELARAMGTDVACNFSYVDSIPLTASGKLRVTVSELS; this is encoded by the coding sequence ATGAACCTCTACGAGCCGCTGTTCCGGCATCTGCTGTTTCCGGCCTACGAGTCCGGCCTGCGGCGCCGGCGCACGCTCGCCTACCTGCGCGAGTACGAAGCCAGCCAGTGGCTGTCGGCCGACGCGCTGGCGGCTTTGCAGTGGCACCGGCTCCAGCGCCTGGTCGAACACTGCTGGAACGAGGTGCCGTATTACCGCGAGCGCTGGCGCCAGGCGGGTCTGGCCGGTGCGGGCGATATCCGCGGGCCGGACGATTACGCCCGACTACCGGTCCTGACCAAGCAGGATGTCCGCGACAACCTCGAGCGGCTGGTGGCGCCTGCGTACCGTGGCCGGCTGCTGTACAAGGCGACCGGCGGTTCGACCGGCGAGCCGATGCGCTTCGGCTACACGCGTGAAAGCTACGAGCGCCGCATGGCGGGGATGCACCGCGGTTACGGCTGGAGCGGCGCGCGCCTGGGTCAACGGACGCTGTATCTGTGGGGGGCGTCGTTGAGTGCCAGCGGGCTGCCACGCATCAAGGACGAGCTCTACCACGCCGCGTTCAACCGCAAGGTGCTCAACGCCTTCCTGATGACCGAGGCGGCGATGCCGCGCTACGTGGACGCGATCGCGAAGTACCGCCCGCAGGTGGTCGTGTCGTACGTGGCACCGCTGGTCAACCTGGCCCGCTGGATGATCGCCCACGGGCGCACCGTCCCGCCGCCCGAGCGCATCCTGACGGCGGCGGAGGCCCTGTTGGCGCCGGACCGGGCCACCATCGAGCAGGCCTTCGGCTGTCCGGTCCACAACACCTACGGCTGCCGGGAAGTGATGCTCATCGCCGCCGAATGCACCCATCGCGACGGACTGCACATCAGTGCCGACCACCTGAAGGTCGAGTTCGGTGCGCCGCTGGATCCGGAACGTCCCGACGGACCGGCCGAGCTGCTCGTCACCGACCTGCACAACTACGGCATGCCGCTGCTGCGCTACGCCAATGGCGACCTCGGCACGCCAATGGCCGGCACCTGCGCATGCGGGCGCGGGCTACCGCGGCTGGCCAGCGTGGATGGCCGCAAGCTCGACACGTTGCGCACGCCCGATGGCCGGGTGGTGCCCGGCGAGTTCGTCGTCTATGCGCTGCTGGGCGTGGAGGGCATCCGACGGTACCAGGTGGTGCAGCGCCAGCTGGACACGCTCGAGGTGGTGCTGGTGCGCGGCGAGGGCTTTGGCGACGACACGGTTGCCGCGGTACGACGCGAGCTGGCCCGGGCGATGGGGACGGACGTGGCCTGCAACTTCAGCTACGTCGATTCGATCCCGCTCACCGCCAGTGGAAAACTGCGCGTGACCGTGTCGGAGCTGTCGTGA
- a CDS encoding YerC/YecD family TrpR-related protein, which produces MKRRSDGVGEVQEDVLDTLASVIDCLRGPTEVRAFLEDLCTPAELESMTDRWRVVPLLAQGIPYREIHERTHVSVTTIGRVARTLERGAGGYGQALKRSRTVAAK; this is translated from the coding sequence ATGAAGCGTCGTTCGGACGGGGTTGGAGAGGTGCAGGAAGACGTGCTGGACACGCTGGCGTCGGTGATCGACTGCTTGCGCGGGCCCACGGAGGTCCGCGCGTTCCTCGAGGACCTGTGCACGCCGGCCGAACTCGAGTCGATGACTGACCGGTGGCGGGTCGTGCCGCTGCTGGCGCAGGGCATCCCGTACCGCGAGATCCACGAGCGCACCCATGTCAGCGTCACCACGATCGGCCGCGTCGCGCGGACGCTTGAGCGCGGCGCCGGCGGTTACGGCCAGGCACTCAAGCGCAGCCGCACGGTCGCGGCCAAGTAA
- a CDS encoding porin family protein, whose translation MSRSGARNRYRLGTVHALAAALATLPGTAAALRLDYSADLGVERNDNVAMTPVDPVEEDILRAGLDFALTHDTAVIQASLAGRAEYRDYLGDAYDDTLDGTAQGRLNWFALPERLSFTVEDNLSVQPVDTLAVNAPGNRQQVNVLSLGPNLHFDLGSSLRGRAELRYTDSDAEITDEFNSQRLGMAVRTIKELGPTSQLSLNVQGQRVDFDDDVIARDYTRYDLFARYARTLANFELGFDGGYSRLSYRDGPGSRSEPLLRANADWTPGERHRLSLSASQQFSDAATEALVAIGEDATTTPGPLLVGDAVVNASPYRERRIALGYTFTGTRLGFSVEPYVDRLDYVDADEFDQEGHGVAAAIGWQLRPRTTIGAFASVDRIDYLQLTVEHETRRYGVHLQHDWSRHLSGRIEWARHERLSNVPGDDAEQGLVYLSITYRR comes from the coding sequence ATGAGCCGATCCGGCGCACGCAACCGTTACAGGCTTGGCACGGTTCACGCACTCGCGGCCGCGCTGGCGACGCTGCCGGGGACGGCCGCGGCCCTCCGGCTGGATTACTCGGCCGACCTGGGCGTGGAGCGCAACGACAACGTCGCGATGACCCCGGTCGACCCGGTCGAGGAGGACATCCTCCGGGCCGGGCTGGATTTCGCCCTGACCCACGACACCGCGGTCATCCAGGCCAGCCTGGCTGGACGGGCGGAATACCGCGACTACCTCGGCGACGCCTACGACGACACCCTCGACGGCACCGCGCAGGGCCGCCTGAACTGGTTCGCGCTGCCCGAACGGCTGAGCTTCACCGTCGAGGACAACCTCTCGGTGCAGCCCGTCGACACCCTGGCGGTCAATGCACCGGGCAACCGCCAGCAGGTCAACGTGCTGTCGCTCGGGCCCAACCTGCATTTCGACCTTGGCTCGAGCCTGCGCGGGCGTGCGGAACTGCGCTACACCGACAGCGACGCCGAGATCACCGACGAGTTCAACTCGCAGCGGCTGGGCATGGCCGTGCGTACCATCAAGGAACTGGGGCCGACCAGCCAGCTCTCACTGAACGTGCAGGGCCAGCGGGTGGACTTCGACGACGACGTCATTGCGCGCGACTACACGCGCTACGACCTGTTCGCGCGCTATGCACGGACGCTGGCGAACTTCGAGCTCGGGTTCGATGGCGGCTATTCGCGGCTGTCCTACCGTGACGGCCCCGGTAGTCGCTCGGAGCCGCTGCTGCGGGCCAATGCGGACTGGACCCCGGGTGAGCGGCATCGCCTGTCGCTGTCGGCGTCGCAGCAGTTCTCGGATGCCGCGACCGAAGCGCTGGTCGCCATCGGCGAGGACGCGACCACCACGCCGGGACCGCTGCTGGTCGGCGATGCGGTGGTCAACGCTTCGCCGTACCGCGAGCGGCGCATCGCCCTGGGCTACACATTCACCGGCACGCGGCTGGGCTTCAGCGTGGAGCCCTACGTGGACCGGCTCGACTACGTCGATGCCGACGAGTTCGACCAGGAGGGCCACGGCGTCGCCGCCGCCATCGGCTGGCAATTGCGCCCGCGTACCACCATCGGCGCGTTCGCCAGCGTCGACCGGATCGATTACCTGCAATTGACGGTGGAGCACGAGACCCGCCGTTATGGCGTCCACCTCCAGCACGACTGGTCCCGCCACCTGAGCGGGCGCATCGAATGGGCGCGCCACGAGCGGCTCAGCAACGTGCCGGGCGACGACGCGGAACAGGGCCTGGTCTACCTGAGCATCACCTACCGCCGCTGA
- a CDS encoding CpsD/CapB family tyrosine-protein kinase gives MNKQTRQRAPLAPVTADSAGVLGTVPAGHAISRYAEPEPLPVRKLEERRLIHRHDWVRVQADAFRELRTRLVELGGERSFVTLVASVAPGCGGSFVARNLAAAFAFDESKKALLIDCNARHPSQHTALEVEATGGGLMDYLDDPSLDVGDVVYPTGVPRLGLIPGGRVREITGEAFSSFRMRAMTDSLRGLYNDRYVILDGPPVQGSPDARILSELADFVVLVAGYGRVSTAAVEKAMASFPSEKLAGVVLNNSP, from the coding sequence ATGAACAAGCAGACCCGACAGCGCGCGCCCCTGGCGCCGGTAACCGCCGATTCGGCCGGCGTGCTCGGCACGGTACCGGCTGGCCACGCGATCAGCCGCTACGCCGAGCCGGAGCCGCTTCCGGTGCGCAAGCTGGAAGAACGCCGCCTCATCCACCGGCACGATTGGGTGCGCGTGCAAGCCGACGCCTTCCGCGAACTGCGTACGCGGCTGGTGGAACTGGGCGGCGAGCGCAGTTTCGTCACGCTGGTGGCCTCCGTCGCCCCCGGTTGTGGCGGCAGTTTCGTGGCGCGCAACCTCGCGGCCGCGTTCGCCTTCGATGAATCCAAGAAGGCGCTGCTGATCGACTGCAACGCGCGGCACCCTTCCCAACACACCGCCCTCGAGGTCGAGGCCACCGGCGGCGGGTTGATGGATTACCTGGACGACCCGTCGCTCGATGTCGGCGACGTGGTCTACCCCACCGGCGTGCCGCGCCTGGGACTGATCCCGGGCGGACGCGTCCGCGAGATCACCGGCGAGGCCTTCAGTTCCTTCCGGATGCGCGCGATGACCGATTCCCTGCGCGGCCTGTACAACGACCGCTACGTGATCCTCGACGGCCCGCCCGTGCAGGGCTCGCCCGATGCCCGGATCCTGTCCGAGCTGGCCGACTTCGTGGTGCTGGTCGCCGGGTACGGCCGGGTGAGCACCGCCGCGGTCGAGAAGGCCATGGCGAGCTTCCCGTCGGAAAAGCTTGCCGGCGTTGTGCTCAACAACAGCCCATGA
- a CDS encoding polysaccharide deacetylase family protein: MNATAVATMTPRPRRLHLLRWLPGAWVTTAGPGGRKALYLSFDDGPHPEHTLPLLDLLTRHGVHATFFLVGNQVERHPLLVEHIVAAGHTLGNHSYDHPRFERLSLHQQLDQIDRTDALLERFDGRVRHPFRPPRGVLPLPLLAHFVRHRRPIAYWSYDSLDYGHHPAPWLIEVARRHPPRGRDIILMHDDSTTSRQMLATLIPEWMAEGFTFAAMDGHG, translated from the coding sequence ATGAACGCCACCGCCGTGGCCACCATGACGCCGCGCCCGCGGCGGCTCCACCTGCTGCGCTGGCTGCCGGGCGCCTGGGTCACCACCGCCGGGCCGGGCGGGCGCAAGGCGCTCTACCTGAGCTTCGACGACGGACCGCATCCGGAGCACACGCTGCCCTTGCTTGACCTGCTCACGCGCCACGGTGTCCATGCGACGTTCTTCCTGGTCGGCAACCAGGTCGAGCGGCACCCGCTGCTTGTCGAGCACATCGTCGCGGCCGGCCATACCCTGGGCAACCATTCCTACGACCATCCACGGTTCGAGCGGCTGTCGCTGCACCAGCAACTCGATCAGATCGATCGCACCGACGCGCTGCTCGAACGTTTCGATGGCCGCGTGCGGCATCCGTTCCGGCCTCCGCGCGGCGTGCTGCCATTGCCACTGCTGGCCCATTTCGTCCGCCACCGGCGCCCGATCGCGTACTGGTCCTACGACAGCCTCGACTACGGCCACCATCCGGCGCCGTGGTTGATCGAGGTCGCACGGCGGCATCCGCCACGGGGGCGCGACATCATCCTCATGCACGACGACAGCACGACGTCCCGGCAGATGCTGGCGACGCTGATACCCGAATGGATGGCCGAAGGATTCACCTTCGCGGCGATGGACGGCCATGGCTGA
- a CDS encoding XrtA/PEP-CTERM system exopolysaccharide export protein: MNLRAAASFLSLLLCSLLAACASGGGSLADAPPAQSANAVDAYLIGVDDIVQVSVWRNPELGITVPVRPDGMISVPLVGDVAAAGLTPQDVAADLQDKLAAYVRDPQVAVILTDLRSHEYLSRVRVTGAVQQPVSIPYRQGMTVLDAVLEAGGITEFAAPGRSNLHRKTSNGAQAHGVRLDLILERGDLATNYPVAPGDVITVPERTF, encoded by the coding sequence ATGAACCTGCGAGCTGCCGCCTCCTTCCTGTCCCTCCTGTTGTGCTCCCTGCTTGCCGCGTGCGCGAGCGGCGGCGGCTCGCTTGCCGATGCGCCGCCGGCCCAATCCGCCAACGCAGTGGACGCCTATCTCATCGGCGTCGACGACATCGTCCAGGTGTCGGTGTGGCGCAACCCGGAGTTGGGCATCACCGTGCCAGTGCGTCCCGACGGCATGATCTCGGTACCGCTGGTCGGCGACGTCGCCGCCGCTGGGCTGACCCCGCAGGACGTGGCCGCCGACCTCCAAGACAAGCTGGCGGCCTATGTGCGCGACCCGCAGGTGGCGGTGATCCTGACCGACCTGCGCAGCCATGAGTACCTGTCGCGGGTGCGGGTCACCGGCGCCGTCCAGCAACCGGTGTCGATCCCGTACCGCCAGGGCATGACCGTGCTCGACGCAGTACTGGAGGCCGGCGGCATCACCGAGTTCGCCGCGCCCGGGCGGTCCAACCTGCACCGCAAGACCAGCAACGGCGCGCAAGCCCATGGCGTGCGGCTCGACCTGATCCTGGAACGGGGCGACCTCGCCACAAACTATCCGGTCGCTCCGGGTGACGTGATCACGGTTCCGGAGCGCACCTTCTGA